A genomic segment from Gossypium hirsutum isolate 1008001.06 chromosome D04, Gossypium_hirsutum_v2.1, whole genome shotgun sequence encodes:
- the LOC107897370 gene encoding ARF guanine-nucleotide exchange factor GNL1 isoform X2 — protein sequence MKILLQVGTQNENHMNGSTLLKSGNVGIDESENKEDAQNGEILIMAPFGIPCMVEIFQFLCSLLKVTENIDIGPKSNMIVHDEDVPLFALGLINSAIELGGSLFSKHPKLLAVIQDELFYNLMQFGLSMSPLILSTVCSIVLNLYYHLRTELKVQLEAFISCVLLKLVQSKHGSSYQQQEVAMEALVDLCSQQMFVAEMYANFDCDITYSNVFEDIAYMLSKSAFPVNEPLAAMHILALNGLVSMIKGMAKRTCNELSISEEDSTNYEGYEAFWTFKCLNYNDPSSWIPFVRKMKHIKRNLAIGADHFNRDPKKGLEFLQGIHLLPDKLDPESVASFFRYTNGLDKNLIGDFLGNHGEFCVHVLHEFSRTFDFHDMTLDSALRVFLGTFRLPGESQKIQRVIEAFAERYYEQSSHIFCDRDAALLLSYSLIMLNTDQHNAQVQKKMTEEDFIRNNRLINGGKDLPRKYLSELYHSICENEIQMIPGQGAGFPTMTLSRWINVIYRSKESAPFILCDSRVPLYHDMFVILSGPTIAAVSVVFDQAEQENVLQTCVDGFLAIAKISTHYRFGDILDDLVVSLCKFTTLLTPLSFEDAIISFGDGPRARMATTTVFTIANRYGDCIHSSWRSIFDCVLSLHKLRLLPPCLANDAAGETDSSSDYVWSKPDTSSLLISRTTPAAIPRRSFSLFGRFSQLLSFEVEEPLLHPTHEQLAAQQFLREIVLKCHIDNIFMDSKFLQAESLLQLVEAIILATVQFSKGSDIIEDEDSAVFCLELLISITLNNRDRILIFWKNVYKFISDIVQQKAMPCALVEKAVFGLLKICQRLLPYKENLTDELLKSMQLILRLDAQVADAYCEPITQEVMCLVKANASHIRSHSGWHTIISLLCITAQHPEASEFGFEALAFIMFEGAHLLPSNYVLCVDAAREFAESWVGEIDRSISSLEMMASSVVCLVRWSYEAKNTVNEEAAMKVSKDLGEMWLRLLQALKVVCLDQREEVRNHAILMLQRSFAGVGGIYIPNTIWFQCFNLVVFTLMDDLLEIALESSSKEYKKMEGTLVLATKLMLKAFLQSLEELSQQASFCKLWLEVLDRMERYMKFKFRGKHSEKIHESIPELLKNTLLVMKTTGILMPSDDVGRDSFWQLTWLNVKKILPSLQSEVFLEPELEQMQAKHKKISGIPATNETMLIPSNETTT from the coding sequence ATGAAAATTCTTTTACAGGTGGGTACGCAGAATGAGAATCACATGAATGGAAGTACACTATTAAAAAGTGGAAATGTGGGTATTGATGAAAGTGAGAATAAGGAGGATGCTCAAAATGGTGAGATATTGATTATGGCACCTTTTGGGATCCCATGCATGGTGGAGATATTTCAATTTTTGTGTTCTTTGTTAAAGGTCACTGAAAATATTGATATTGGCCCTAAATCGAATATGATAGTGCATGATGAAGATGTTCCACTCTTTGCATTAGGCTTAATTAATTCTGCTATAGAATTGGGTGGGTCATTATTCAGCAAACATCCCAAGTTATTGGCTGTAATTCAGGATgaactattttataatttgatgCAATTTGGCTTATCCATGAGCCCACTTATTCTTTCGACTGTATGTAGCATCGTTCTCAATCTATATTATCATTTGCGTACCGAGCTAAAAGTGCAGCTTGAAGCTTTCATTTCATGTGTGCTTTTGAAGCTTGTGCAAAGCAAGCATGGATCTTCATACCAACAGCAAGAAGTTGCTATGGAAGCTTTGGTTGACCTTTGCAGTCAACAGATGTTTGTGGCCGAGATGTATGCTAATTTTGATTGTGATATAACATACAGTAATGTTTTTGAAGACATTGCTTACATGTTGTCCAAGAGTGCATTTCCTGTGAATGAGCCGCTAGCTGCAATGCATATCCTTGCTTTGAATGGTCTGGTATCTATGATAAAAGGTATGGCTAAGAGAACCTGTAATGAATTGTCTATTTCGGAGGAGGATTCAACAAATTATGAGGGATATGAAGCTTTTTGGACTTTCAAATGTCTGAATTACAATGATCCTAGTTCTTGGATTCCTTTTGTTCGTAAAATGAAACACATCAAGAGAAATTTGGCAATTGGAGCTGACCATTTTAATCGAGATCCCAAGAAAGGTCTAGAGTTTCTCCAGGGAATCCATCTACTACCAGATAAGCTTGATCCGGAAAGTGTAGCGTCTTTCTTTAGGTACACAAATGGGTTAGATAAGAATCTTATTGGAGATTTCCTTGGTAATCATGGTGAATTTTGTGTTCACGTGCTTCATGAATTTTCTAGGACCTTTGATTTCCATGACATGACTTTAGATTCAGCATTACGTGTTTTCTTGGGAACTTTCCGATTACCTGGAGAGTCACAAAAGATACAGAGAGTGATTGAGGCATTTGCTGAAAGATATTATGAGCAATCATCACATATATTTTGTGATAGAGATGCTGCCCTTCTGTTGTCATATTCACTTATAATGCTTAACACTGATCAACACAATGCCCAAGTCCAGAAAAAGATGACTGAAGAAGATTTTATTCGTAACAATCGACTCATCAATGGGGGGAAAGATCTTCCTCGCAAGTACTTGTCCGAGCTTTACCACTCTATCTGTGAGAATGAGATTCAGATGATCCCTGGTCAAGGTGCTGGTTTCCCAACAATGACATTAAGCCGCTGGATTAATGTGATATATAGATCCAAAGAAAGTGCTCCTTTTATTTTATGTGATTCTCGAGTGCCCCTGTACCATGATATGTTTGTTATCTTGTCTGGCCCCACTATTGCCGCTGTATCAGTGGTTTTTGATCAAGCAGAACAGGAAAATGTTTTACAAACATGCGTTGATGGATTCTTGGCTATTGCCAAAATTTCAACACACTATCGCTTTGGTGATATATTGGATGATTTGGTTGTATCTCTTTGTAAATTCACAACCCTTTTGACTCCATTGTCTTTTGAAGATGCCATTATTTCCTTCGGAGATGGTCCTAGAGCAAGGATGGCAACTACAACTGTTTTCACCATAGCAAATAGATATGGTGATTGTATCCATAGCAGTTGGAGAAGCATATTCGATTGTGTTTTGAGCTTGCACAAGCTCAGACTTCTGCCTCCCTGTCTAGCTAATGATGCAGCTGGTGAAACAGATTCCTCATCTGATTATGTATGGAGTAAGCCTGATACGAGTTCCTTACTAATATCACGGACAACTCCTGCAGCCATCCCCCGCAGGTCCTTCAGCTTGTTTGGTAGGTTCAGCCAACTCTTATCCTTTGAAGTAGAGGAACCACTGTTGCATCCAACTCATGAACAGCTTGCTGCTCAACAGTTCCTTCGAGAGATAGTGCTAAAATGCCACATCGACAATATATTCATGGATAGCAAGTTCCTCCAAGCAGAGTCTTTATTGCAGCTTGTTGAGGCTATCATCTTGGCTACAGTTCAATTCAGCAAGGGAAGTGACATTATAGAAGATGAAGATAGTGCCGTGTTCTGCCTGGAGTTGCTGATTTCTATTACTCTAAATAATCGGGATAGGATTTTGATTTTCTGGAAAAATGTTTACAAGTTTATATCAGATATTGTTCAACAGAAGGCAATGCCTTGTGCTCTAGTGGAGAAAGCTGTGTTTGGGCTCCTTAAGATATGCCAACGTTTGCTTCCTTACAAAGAAAATTTAACTGATGAGCTTTTAAAGTCGATGCAACTAATTTTGAGACTTGATGCTCAAGTTGCTGATGCATATTGTGAACCTATTACTCAAGAAGTTATGTGTCTCGTAAAAGCTAATGCGTCTCACATCAGATCCCATTCTGGTTGGCACACAATCATCTCCTTGCTATGTATCACTGCTCAACATCCAGAAGCATCAGAGTTTGGGTTTGAGGCTCTAGCGTTCATCATGTTCGAAGGGGCACATCTTTTGCCTTCTAATTATGTTCTTTGTGTGGATGCAGCAAGGGAGTTTGCTGAGTCTTGGGTTGGAGAGATTGATAGGTCTATTTCTTCCTTAGAAATGATGGCAAGTTCTGTTGTTTGTCTCGTAAGATGGTCTTACGAAGCCAAGAATACTGTCAACGAAGAGGCTGCTATGAAAGTGAGTAAGGACCTTGGAGAGATGTGGCTGAGGTTATTGCAGGCACTGAAGGTTGTATGTTTAGACCAGAGGGAGGAGGTGCGAAACCATGCTATTTTAATGTTACAACGGTCTTTTGCAGGTGTTGGTGGAATTTACATTCCGAACACTATTTGGTTCCAATGTTTTAATCTTGTCGTTTTTACATTAATGGATGATTTGCTAGAAATTGCACTGGAGAGCTCCTCTAAAGAATACAAGAAAATGGAAGGTACACTTGTTTTAGCCACAAAACTAATGTTGAAAGCTTTCTTACAATCACTTGAGGAATTGTCACAGCAAGCATCCTTCTGCAAACTATGGCTCGAAGTTCTCGATCGTATGGAGAGATATATGAAGTTTAAGTTCCGAGGAAAGCATAGTGAAAAAATTCATGAATCAATCCCAGAGCTTCTCAAGAATACCCTACTGGTGATGAAAACAACTGGTATTCTCATGCCTAGTGATGATGTTGGCAGAGATAGTTTTTGGCAATTGACATGGCTAAATGTGAAGAAGATACTCCCATCTTTGCAATCTGAAGTGTTCTTGGAACCAGAATTGGAGCAGATGCAAGCAAAACACAAAAAGATATCTGGAATTCCCGCAACCAATGAGACAATGCTCATTCCATCAAATGAGACCACAACATGA
- the LOC107897370 gene encoding ARF guanine-nucleotide exchange factor GNL1 isoform X1, which produces MGDVTTQSRNNGFIGEIIKPSRGAFTCMINSEIVAVLAVMRRNVRWGVHYVADDDHLEHSLIHSLKELRRKIFSWQHQWQNVDPVVYLQPFLDVIQSDETGAPITGVALSSIYKILTIDVLDLDIVNVRVAMHMIIDAVTSCRFEVTDPASEEVVLMKILQVLLACMKSKAATRLSNKHVCMIANTCFRIVHQASSKGELLQRIARHTIHELVRCIFSHLPKICSTEHEMVNGSSLVASGVVGTQNENHMNGSTLLKSGNVGIDESENKEDAQNGEILIMAPFGIPCMVEIFQFLCSLLKVTENIDIGPKSNMIVHDEDVPLFALGLINSAIELGGSLFSKHPKLLAVIQDELFYNLMQFGLSMSPLILSTVCSIVLNLYYHLRTELKVQLEAFISCVLLKLVQSKHGSSYQQQEVAMEALVDLCSQQMFVAEMYANFDCDITYSNVFEDIAYMLSKSAFPVNEPLAAMHILALNGLVSMIKGMAKRTCNELSISEEDSTNYEGYEAFWTFKCLNYNDPSSWIPFVRKMKHIKRNLAIGADHFNRDPKKGLEFLQGIHLLPDKLDPESVASFFRYTNGLDKNLIGDFLGNHGEFCVHVLHEFSRTFDFHDMTLDSALRVFLGTFRLPGESQKIQRVIEAFAERYYEQSSHIFCDRDAALLLSYSLIMLNTDQHNAQVQKKMTEEDFIRNNRLINGGKDLPRKYLSELYHSICENEIQMIPGQGAGFPTMTLSRWINVIYRSKESAPFILCDSRVPLYHDMFVILSGPTIAAVSVVFDQAEQENVLQTCVDGFLAIAKISTHYRFGDILDDLVVSLCKFTTLLTPLSFEDAIISFGDGPRARMATTTVFTIANRYGDCIHSSWRSIFDCVLSLHKLRLLPPCLANDAAGETDSSSDYVWSKPDTSSLLISRTTPAAIPRRSFSLFGRFSQLLSFEVEEPLLHPTHEQLAAQQFLREIVLKCHIDNIFMDSKFLQAESLLQLVEAIILATVQFSKGSDIIEDEDSAVFCLELLISITLNNRDRILIFWKNVYKFISDIVQQKAMPCALVEKAVFGLLKICQRLLPYKENLTDELLKSMQLILRLDAQVADAYCEPITQEVMCLVKANASHIRSHSGWHTIISLLCITAQHPEASEFGFEALAFIMFEGAHLLPSNYVLCVDAAREFAESWVGEIDRSISSLEMMASSVVCLVRWSYEAKNTVNEEAAMKVSKDLGEMWLRLLQALKVVCLDQREEVRNHAILMLQRSFAGVGGIYIPNTIWFQCFNLVVFTLMDDLLEIALESSSKEYKKMEGTLVLATKLMLKAFLQSLEELSQQASFCKLWLEVLDRMERYMKFKFRGKHSEKIHESIPELLKNTLLVMKTTGILMPSDDVGRDSFWQLTWLNVKKILPSLQSEVFLEPELEQMQAKHKKISGIPATNETMLIPSNETTT; this is translated from the exons ATGGGGGATGTGACTACACAATCTAGAAATAATGGATTTATTGGAGAAATTATCAAGCCCTCTAGAGGTGCTTTTACATGTATGATTAATTCCGAAATTGTGGCTGTTTTGGCTGTCATGAGGAGAAATGTTCGATGGGGAGTCCACTATGTTGCAGATGATGATCATCTAGAGCATTCTCTCATCCACTCCTTGAAAGAATTGCGGAGAAAAATATTTTCATGGCAACATCAGTGGCAAAATGTTGATCCAGTTGTGTACCTCCAACCATTTTTGGATGTAATTCAATCCGATGAAACCGGTGCACCAATAACCGGTGTTGCCTTATCTTCCATTTACAAAATCTTAACCATTGATGTTCTAGATTTGGATATTGTAAATGTGAGAGTTGCTATGCATATGATTATCGATGCCGTGACAAGTTGCCGATTCGAGGTAACTGATCCAGCATCTGAAGAAGTGGTGCTGATGAAGATACTTCAAGTTCTTCTAGCTTGCATGAAAAGTAAGGCTGCAACTAGGTTAAGTAATAAGCATGTATGCATGATAGCAAACACATGTTTTCGTATTGTTCATCAAGCAAGCTCCAAAGGTGAACTATTGCAGCGGATAGCTCGACATACAATTCATGAGTTAGTTAGATGTATTTTCTCTCATCTTCCTAAGATTTGTAGTACAGAACATGAAATGGTCAACGGAAGCTCATTAGTTGCTTCAGGAGTg GTGGGTACGCAGAATGAGAATCACATGAATGGAAGTACACTATTAAAAAGTGGAAATGTGGGTATTGATGAAAGTGAGAATAAGGAGGATGCTCAAAATGGTGAGATATTGATTATGGCACCTTTTGGGATCCCATGCATGGTGGAGATATTTCAATTTTTGTGTTCTTTGTTAAAGGTCACTGAAAATATTGATATTGGCCCTAAATCGAATATGATAGTGCATGATGAAGATGTTCCACTCTTTGCATTAGGCTTAATTAATTCTGCTATAGAATTGGGTGGGTCATTATTCAGCAAACATCCCAAGTTATTGGCTGTAATTCAGGATgaactattttataatttgatgCAATTTGGCTTATCCATGAGCCCACTTATTCTTTCGACTGTATGTAGCATCGTTCTCAATCTATATTATCATTTGCGTACCGAGCTAAAAGTGCAGCTTGAAGCTTTCATTTCATGTGTGCTTTTGAAGCTTGTGCAAAGCAAGCATGGATCTTCATACCAACAGCAAGAAGTTGCTATGGAAGCTTTGGTTGACCTTTGCAGTCAACAGATGTTTGTGGCCGAGATGTATGCTAATTTTGATTGTGATATAACATACAGTAATGTTTTTGAAGACATTGCTTACATGTTGTCCAAGAGTGCATTTCCTGTGAATGAGCCGCTAGCTGCAATGCATATCCTTGCTTTGAATGGTCTGGTATCTATGATAAAAGGTATGGCTAAGAGAACCTGTAATGAATTGTCTATTTCGGAGGAGGATTCAACAAATTATGAGGGATATGAAGCTTTTTGGACTTTCAAATGTCTGAATTACAATGATCCTAGTTCTTGGATTCCTTTTGTTCGTAAAATGAAACACATCAAGAGAAATTTGGCAATTGGAGCTGACCATTTTAATCGAGATCCCAAGAAAGGTCTAGAGTTTCTCCAGGGAATCCATCTACTACCAGATAAGCTTGATCCGGAAAGTGTAGCGTCTTTCTTTAGGTACACAAATGGGTTAGATAAGAATCTTATTGGAGATTTCCTTGGTAATCATGGTGAATTTTGTGTTCACGTGCTTCATGAATTTTCTAGGACCTTTGATTTCCATGACATGACTTTAGATTCAGCATTACGTGTTTTCTTGGGAACTTTCCGATTACCTGGAGAGTCACAAAAGATACAGAGAGTGATTGAGGCATTTGCTGAAAGATATTATGAGCAATCATCACATATATTTTGTGATAGAGATGCTGCCCTTCTGTTGTCATATTCACTTATAATGCTTAACACTGATCAACACAATGCCCAAGTCCAGAAAAAGATGACTGAAGAAGATTTTATTCGTAACAATCGACTCATCAATGGGGGGAAAGATCTTCCTCGCAAGTACTTGTCCGAGCTTTACCACTCTATCTGTGAGAATGAGATTCAGATGATCCCTGGTCAAGGTGCTGGTTTCCCAACAATGACATTAAGCCGCTGGATTAATGTGATATATAGATCCAAAGAAAGTGCTCCTTTTATTTTATGTGATTCTCGAGTGCCCCTGTACCATGATATGTTTGTTATCTTGTCTGGCCCCACTATTGCCGCTGTATCAGTGGTTTTTGATCAAGCAGAACAGGAAAATGTTTTACAAACATGCGTTGATGGATTCTTGGCTATTGCCAAAATTTCAACACACTATCGCTTTGGTGATATATTGGATGATTTGGTTGTATCTCTTTGTAAATTCACAACCCTTTTGACTCCATTGTCTTTTGAAGATGCCATTATTTCCTTCGGAGATGGTCCTAGAGCAAGGATGGCAACTACAACTGTTTTCACCATAGCAAATAGATATGGTGATTGTATCCATAGCAGTTGGAGAAGCATATTCGATTGTGTTTTGAGCTTGCACAAGCTCAGACTTCTGCCTCCCTGTCTAGCTAATGATGCAGCTGGTGAAACAGATTCCTCATCTGATTATGTATGGAGTAAGCCTGATACGAGTTCCTTACTAATATCACGGACAACTCCTGCAGCCATCCCCCGCAGGTCCTTCAGCTTGTTTGGTAGGTTCAGCCAACTCTTATCCTTTGAAGTAGAGGAACCACTGTTGCATCCAACTCATGAACAGCTTGCTGCTCAACAGTTCCTTCGAGAGATAGTGCTAAAATGCCACATCGACAATATATTCATGGATAGCAAGTTCCTCCAAGCAGAGTCTTTATTGCAGCTTGTTGAGGCTATCATCTTGGCTACAGTTCAATTCAGCAAGGGAAGTGACATTATAGAAGATGAAGATAGTGCCGTGTTCTGCCTGGAGTTGCTGATTTCTATTACTCTAAATAATCGGGATAGGATTTTGATTTTCTGGAAAAATGTTTACAAGTTTATATCAGATATTGTTCAACAGAAGGCAATGCCTTGTGCTCTAGTGGAGAAAGCTGTGTTTGGGCTCCTTAAGATATGCCAACGTTTGCTTCCTTACAAAGAAAATTTAACTGATGAGCTTTTAAAGTCGATGCAACTAATTTTGAGACTTGATGCTCAAGTTGCTGATGCATATTGTGAACCTATTACTCAAGAAGTTATGTGTCTCGTAAAAGCTAATGCGTCTCACATCAGATCCCATTCTGGTTGGCACACAATCATCTCCTTGCTATGTATCACTGCTCAACATCCAGAAGCATCAGAGTTTGGGTTTGAGGCTCTAGCGTTCATCATGTTCGAAGGGGCACATCTTTTGCCTTCTAATTATGTTCTTTGTGTGGATGCAGCAAGGGAGTTTGCTGAGTCTTGGGTTGGAGAGATTGATAGGTCTATTTCTTCCTTAGAAATGATGGCAAGTTCTGTTGTTTGTCTCGTAAGATGGTCTTACGAAGCCAAGAATACTGTCAACGAAGAGGCTGCTATGAAAGTGAGTAAGGACCTTGGAGAGATGTGGCTGAGGTTATTGCAGGCACTGAAGGTTGTATGTTTAGACCAGAGGGAGGAGGTGCGAAACCATGCTATTTTAATGTTACAACGGTCTTTTGCAGGTGTTGGTGGAATTTACATTCCGAACACTATTTGGTTCCAATGTTTTAATCTTGTCGTTTTTACATTAATGGATGATTTGCTAGAAATTGCACTGGAGAGCTCCTCTAAAGAATACAAGAAAATGGAAGGTACACTTGTTTTAGCCACAAAACTAATGTTGAAAGCTTTCTTACAATCACTTGAGGAATTGTCACAGCAAGCATCCTTCTGCAAACTATGGCTCGAAGTTCTCGATCGTATGGAGAGATATATGAAGTTTAAGTTCCGAGGAAAGCATAGTGAAAAAATTCATGAATCAATCCCAGAGCTTCTCAAGAATACCCTACTGGTGATGAAAACAACTGGTATTCTCATGCCTAGTGATGATGTTGGCAGAGATAGTTTTTGGCAATTGACATGGCTAAATGTGAAGAAGATACTCCCATCTTTGCAATCTGAAGTGTTCTTGGAACCAGAATTGGAGCAGATGCAAGCAAAACACAAAAAGATATCTGGAATTCCCGCAACCAATGAGACAATGCTCATTCCATCAAATGAGACCACAACATGA